The following proteins are encoded in a genomic region of Elusimicrobiota bacterium:
- a CDS encoding site-specific DNA-methyltransferase: MENTIVRRNGTKTSSFGTPGRINHDSSKFYNSKLYADKRPVFDGNFEENAIPSEKIDKIYCKSSEIMNDIPDSSIHLMVTSPPYNVQKEYDEDLSLNEYRSLLKKVFKETYNKLVPGGRACINVANLGRKPYIPLHTYIIEDMLDIGYLMRGEIIWNKASSASPSTAWGSWKSAANPVLRDIHEYILVFSKESFSRKKDKKEDTIPKEKFIEWTKSVWTFPAVSARSIGHPAPFPEELPHRLIQMYTFKNDVVLDPFCGAGTACLAALKGSRHYIGYDIKKEYVELANQRIKKYLNQVGLFEYKNIGSHSFIAEKRTNKYSTKCKSNKTKKKKIP; the protein is encoded by the coding sequence ATGGAAAATACTATTGTTCGCCGCAATGGTACAAAAACAAGCTCTTTTGGAACTCCTGGGAGAATTAACCATGATTCTTCAAAGTTTTACAACAGCAAACTTTATGCAGACAAGAGACCTGTTTTTGATGGGAACTTTGAAGAAAATGCTATACCATCTGAAAAAATAGATAAAATTTACTGTAAATCGAGTGAAATAATGAATGATATACCTGATAGTAGTATTCATCTGATGGTTACTTCACCACCATATAATGTGCAAAAAGAATATGACGAGGATTTATCCTTAAATGAGTATCGGAGTTTACTGAAAAAGGTTTTTAAAGAAACATATAATAAACTTGTTCCCGGTGGCAGAGCCTGTATTAATGTTGCAAATTTAGGAAGGAAACCTTATATACCACTTCATACCTATATTATTGAAGACATGCTAGATATCGGCTATTTGATGAGGGGGGAAATTATTTGGAATAAAGCCTCAAGCGCAAGTCCCTCAACAGCTTGGGGAAGTTGGAAGTCGGCAGCAAATCCAGTGCTGCGAGATATTCACGAATACATTTTGGTTTTTTCTAAAGAATCATTTTCACGAAAAAAGGATAAGAAGGAAGACACAATTCCAAAGGAAAAATTTATCGAATGGACCAAAAGTGTATGGACTTTTCCTGCTGTTTCTGCAAGGAGCATCGGGCATCCCGCCCCTTTCCCGGAAGAATTACCTCATAGATTGATACAAATGTACACTTTTAAAAATGATGTAGTATTGGACCCTTTTTGCGGAGCAGGAACGGCTTGCCTTGCCGCCTTAAAAGGTAGCAGACACTATATCGGGTATGATATTAAAAAGGAATATGTTGAATTGGCGAATCAAAGGATAAAGAAATATTTGAACCAAGTCGGTTTATTCGAATATAAAAATATTGGTTCTCATTCTTTTATTGCTGAAAAACGAACGAACAAGTATTCAACAAAATGCAAGTCTAATAAGACAAAAAAGAAAAAGATTCCATAA
- a CDS encoding phosphate propanoyltransferase, which translates to MDNAENRKILANVSNRHVHLSSSDLEILFGKGYKLTKLKDLMQPGEHSCQETVTIVGKKRQLENVRILGPVRSATQVEISVTDSINLGIDAPLRISGNIAGSAPLKIIGPKGEIDLKEGCIIAKRHVHMTTTDAKRLGVSNNQVIKIKCPGDRGLIFDNVVSRVSDKMSLECHLDTDEANSAGLKNGDSVYIL; encoded by the coding sequence ATGGACAACGCTGAAAATAGAAAAATATTAGCAAATGTTTCAAATAGGCATGTGCATCTTAGTTCGTCTGACCTTGAAATACTTTTCGGCAAGGGATATAAGCTTACAAAACTGAAAGATTTAATGCAGCCCGGAGAACATTCTTGCCAAGAAACTGTAACAATTGTCGGGAAAAAAAGACAACTTGAAAATGTCAGAATTTTAGGGCCGGTTCGGAGCGCAACTCAGGTGGAAATTTCTGTAACCGACAGCATAAATCTGGGAATAGATGCCCCGCTAAGAATTTCCGGGAATATTGCCGGCTCAGCACCTCTAAAAATTATTGGACCTAAAGGCGAGATAGACTTAAAAGAAGGGTGCATAATTGCAAAACGGCATGTGCATATGACAACAACCGATGCAAAACGTTTAGGAGTAAGCAATAATCAGGTTATAAAGATAAAATGTCCGGGGGACCGGGGTCTTATTTTTGATAACGTTGTATCAAGAGTAAGCGACAAAATGTCATTGGAATGCCATTTAGATACTGACGAAGCAAATTCGGCAGGATTAAAAAACGGAGATTCTGTTTATATTTTGTAA
- the tpiA gene encoding triose-phosphate isomerase, giving the protein MGKRKPLLAGNWKMFKTIPEALELVNGLKKSCSSVSDREILVCPPFTSLYAVSQNIKDSNIKLGAQNLFWEAKGAFTGEIAPNMLVDAGCKYVIIGHSERRQYFGETDESVNKKMKSAFSAGLIPIVCVGESLSEREKNITMQVIERQVKNGLAGLNSDQSKILVIAYEPVWAIGTGKTATPQQAEEVHAYIRKLYGNMYGNEASESIRILYGGSMKPDNISELMKQPNIDGGLVGGASLEIDSFTKIIKYA; this is encoded by the coding sequence ATGGGAAAACGAAAACCTTTGTTGGCAGGCAACTGGAAAATGTTTAAAACGATTCCTGAGGCTTTGGAATTGGTCAACGGTCTGAAAAAAAGTTGTTCAAGTGTTTCAGATAGAGAAATTTTGGTTTGCCCTCCGTTTACTTCGTTATACGCGGTTTCTCAAAACATAAAGGATTCAAATATAAAACTTGGTGCTCAAAATCTTTTCTGGGAAGCAAAAGGAGCTTTTACGGGAGAGATAGCTCCAAATATGCTGGTTGATGCTGGTTGTAAATACGTGATAATTGGGCATTCCGAACGAAGACAATATTTCGGCGAAACTGACGAATCTGTGAACAAAAAAATGAAATCAGCATTTTCTGCCGGGCTTATACCTATTGTATGTGTTGGAGAAAGTCTTTCTGAAAGAGAAAAAAACATTACAATGCAGGTTATAGAAAGACAAGTTAAAAACGGTTTGGCAGGATTAAATTCCGATCAGTCAAAAATATTGGTGATTGCCTATGAGCCTGTTTGGGCAATAGGTACAGGAAAAACGGCTACTCCCCAGCAGGCTGAGGAAGTGCATGCTTATATACGCAAACTGTACGGAAATATGTATGGAAACGAGGCGTCGGAAAGCATCAGAATTTTATACGGCGGTTCAATGAAGCCCGATAACATTTCCGAGCTTATGAAACAGCCAAATATTGACGGCGGACTTGTCGGCGGCGCAAGCTTAGAAATTGATTCATTCACCAAAATAATAAAATATGCATAA
- a CDS encoding FRG domain-containing protein encodes MLEEITIKIWDEFNDKIKYIKNKYGFTPAGDYQNEHLVFYRGLADGKYKLSTTLERYSPNNPWSVCEYAGFLQRCSSEIESFTKFNWNLPNDKEWKTEYNKVFTTRHPESIIKIPFLEFWIYMRHNGFPSPLLDWSASPYVAAFFAFEEQKEADCVAIYAYIEPLPNPGIELDNSPSSRPQIRIIGGPDTRTHERHYLQQAWYTLAYIYDSLEKEHVIYDYEHFFREDGSDNFVKIIIPRSQRIPALTYLYEHNINHFSLMHSEESLLKSLAFKHRKE; translated from the coding sequence ATGCTCGAAGAAATAACAATCAAGATTTGGGATGAGTTTAATGATAAGATCAAATACATCAAAAATAAATATGGTTTCACTCCAGCCGGGGACTATCAAAATGAACACCTCGTATTTTACCGCGGCTTGGCAGATGGCAAATACAAGCTTTCAACCACACTAGAAAGATATTCTCCGAATAATCCCTGGAGTGTGTGCGAGTATGCAGGATTTTTACAAAGGTGCTCATCAGAAATTGAGTCATTTACGAAATTTAATTGGAATTTACCAAATGACAAAGAATGGAAAACCGAATACAATAAAGTTTTTACAACACGACATCCTGAATCAATCATCAAAATACCATTTCTCGAATTCTGGATATATATGCGTCACAACGGATTCCCATCCCCTTTACTTGACTGGAGTGCATCACCGTACGTAGCAGCCTTTTTTGCGTTTGAGGAACAAAAAGAGGCTGACTGCGTAGCAATATATGCTTATATTGAACCTCTACCAAATCCGGGAATAGAATTGGATAATAGTCCATCCAGTAGGCCACAAATTCGTATTATAGGGGGGCCTGATACTAGAACGCATGAGCGCCATTATCTACAGCAGGCATGGTATACTCTGGCTTATATCTACGACTCGCTAGAAAAGGAACATGTAATCTACGATTATGAACACTTTTTTAGGGAAGATGGAAGCGATAACTTCGTCAAAATAATCATCCCGCGGTCCCAGAGAATACCAGCATTGACGTATCTTTATGAACACAACATTAATCATTTCAGTTTAATGCATTCGGAAGAATCATTACTGAAATCTTTGGCATTTAAACATAGGAAGGAATAG
- the rpiB gene encoding ribose 5-phosphate isomerase B, which translates to MKIIFGCDHAGYAHKALILDFLKKEKYSVLDFGCDCAESCDYTPIAKKVADAVSKGDAERGILICGTGVGMSIAANKFKGVRAACCWADEIASLISKHNMANIICLPGRFADTKDLIKWIKIWIDTPHSTEKRHINRIQQISEIEKNCCK; encoded by the coding sequence ATGAAAATTATATTTGGTTGTGATCACGCGGGGTACGCACACAAGGCTTTGATCTTGGATTTTTTGAAAAAGGAGAAATATTCCGTTTTGGATTTTGGATGCGACTGCGCGGAAAGCTGCGACTATACTCCTATAGCGAAAAAAGTTGCTGACGCTGTTTCCAAGGGAGATGCCGAAAGGGGAATACTCATTTGCGGCACCGGGGTAGGCATGTCTATAGCTGCAAACAAATTTAAAGGTGTTAGAGCAGCTTGTTGCTGGGCAGATGAAATAGCTTCCTTAATTTCAAAGCATAACATGGCAAATATTATTTGTTTGCCCGGCCGTTTTGCCGATACAAAAGACTTGATAAAGTGGATAAAAATCTGGATTGATACTCCTCACAGCACTGAAAAAAGGCATATAAATAGAATTCAACAAATCAGCGAAATTGAAAAAAACTGCTGCAAATGA